The following coding sequences lie in one Alloacidobacterium dinghuense genomic window:
- a CDS encoding TonB-dependent receptor, translated as MSKQETECSGYILQQHALIIHKLIREGLRAFALFLIATTSVAMAQFTAGVQGSLQDTSGASVPNATVTLTNVDNQISQTTTSDASGVFRFASLGPGNYTVSVSAQGFASASTQIVLNAAETRNVSLTLAVGQVSTSVTVTTQAPLLDTGDSRNQQTLDQTALENLPLAARNPTALLTLTPGVTGLGAGTATNFNPENFIDASANGRGQNGNMYIVDGLDVTSSIRPGIVNLTPNVDSLAETTVQTNTYNVDYGRASSLQTVMSTRSGNDQFHGFASEYYTYQGLQARGEFGVPQPEKLAPYHTNNMSFGVGGPVIPHHKFFFFVSYEPYLSLTSNGSSLQTYEDPAFVSFAQTVQPNSPEVQLLAKYPPSNATFRNVFQTAEQAFGPQNLTANTGCETSSTDNIPCGTAVFDQGNFNSSSYNNSKQYNIRIDKYFTKDRVYGLFYRDTISTGGPSVRPAFNTTNNYYTFSLQGNETHTFSPYTLNEAFGGYNRIEGFAPSSGLFTVPVVNVTGLGVNFGDGFALGDYIQHSYHWRDVLTHILGSHTIKVGYEGWHGDDLAYFAGAYGQPTIQYTNMIDLINNNPYSETGLAYNPVTGKPADRNYGYQETTGGAFIEDTWKTTRKLTLNFGIRYDNFGNPYVALKGTVLANLHLASASTFTDQVANAVMTQQNHVFNHDLNWNFAPRGGFAYDPFGNAEWVVRGGIGLYHDYFTLGNAENGLGSNPPGPIVPTFFNNGSTAPPVFGYGTQNKYPFGFPYPAFQGKPLDAKGGIVGSQIGVGAVDPNLSSPFTMNWSLTVEHEITRDMVASIGYVGSHSGNLVTGGGNTGATSYGNDVNAYSGDLLQHPNFDSSGAYTGSGTQTRLNTSFGGINYAFNGAIANYQGLILAAKGRFAHRGFLTASYTHGKAMDNWENYPIAYPFYHFYAPSPWDVPNRFSLGVSYLLPGEHLSNVVARHILGGWTLAGTTILQSGYPFTVTTGAPLAISTTAADGSPLTSQNYAAEMAAGNLQFAPGSGDFNADGNNNDYPNVTSYKQKHSRKDYQVGNGIFPTCPGGILPCGQFTLPQLGQEGNQTPYQFRNPGYADTDLTVKKVTTIWENVNLELRFDTFNLFNRVNLNGVDTNLQDGNFGQTSSTLPPRNMLLGARINF; from the coding sequence ATGAGTAAACAAGAGACTGAATGCAGCGGCTACATCCTCCAACAGCACGCGTTGATCATCCACAAGCTAATCCGAGAAGGGCTGAGAGCGTTCGCGCTGTTCCTCATCGCAACAACATCGGTAGCGATGGCACAGTTCACTGCAGGCGTGCAAGGCAGCCTGCAGGATACCAGCGGAGCATCGGTTCCAAACGCAACCGTCACCCTCACCAACGTCGATAATCAAATCAGCCAGACAACAACCAGCGACGCTAGCGGCGTCTTTCGCTTCGCCAGCCTTGGTCCCGGAAACTACACCGTCTCGGTCTCGGCGCAGGGCTTCGCTTCGGCGAGCACACAAATCGTCCTGAACGCTGCCGAGACACGAAATGTTTCTCTTACTCTCGCAGTCGGCCAGGTCAGCACCAGCGTCACCGTAACCACGCAGGCGCCGCTGCTCGATACCGGCGACAGCCGCAATCAGCAGACTCTCGATCAAACCGCTCTCGAGAATCTCCCGTTGGCTGCGCGCAATCCAACCGCGCTACTGACTCTCACGCCCGGAGTAACAGGCCTCGGCGCCGGAACCGCCACCAACTTCAACCCGGAAAACTTTATCGACGCGAGTGCGAATGGGCGCGGACAAAACGGTAACATGTACATCGTCGACGGTCTTGACGTAACCAGCAGCATTCGTCCCGGCATTGTGAATTTGACACCGAACGTCGATTCACTCGCCGAGACCACGGTTCAGACAAATACCTACAACGTCGACTATGGTCGTGCAAGTTCGCTCCAGACAGTCATGAGCACGCGTTCCGGCAATGACCAGTTCCATGGCTTTGCCAGTGAGTACTACACCTATCAGGGATTGCAGGCCAGAGGAGAGTTTGGTGTGCCGCAACCAGAAAAACTTGCCCCCTATCACACCAACAACATGTCCTTCGGAGTAGGCGGCCCTGTGATTCCGCATCACAAATTCTTTTTCTTCGTCAGCTATGAGCCATATCTCTCGCTCACTTCGAACGGATCGTCATTGCAAACGTACGAAGATCCCGCATTCGTGAGTTTTGCCCAGACAGTGCAGCCAAACAGCCCAGAGGTACAACTGCTCGCAAAATATCCTCCGTCGAACGCAACGTTCCGAAATGTCTTTCAGACAGCGGAGCAGGCCTTCGGCCCACAAAACCTGACGGCAAACACCGGCTGCGAGACATCGAGCACCGACAATATCCCCTGCGGCACGGCTGTCTTTGATCAGGGCAATTTCAACTCGTCCAGCTATAACAACTCAAAGCAATACAACATCCGCATCGATAAGTACTTCACCAAGGATCGCGTCTATGGCCTCTTCTATCGCGATACCATCAGCACCGGCGGCCCTTCCGTTCGTCCTGCCTTCAACACCACGAACAACTACTACACGTTCTCGCTGCAGGGGAACGAGACGCACACGTTCTCTCCCTACACTCTGAATGAAGCGTTTGGCGGCTACAACCGTATCGAAGGCTTCGCGCCATCATCCGGGCTATTCACCGTGCCAGTCGTAAATGTCACTGGCTTAGGCGTGAACTTCGGCGATGGTTTCGCGCTCGGTGACTACATCCAGCACAGCTACCACTGGCGCGACGTGCTGACTCACATCCTGGGCTCTCACACCATCAAAGTCGGCTACGAGGGATGGCACGGTGACGATCTAGCCTACTTCGCAGGAGCCTACGGTCAGCCCACGATCCAGTACACCAACATGATCGACCTGATCAACAATAATCCCTACAGCGAAACAGGTCTCGCCTATAACCCTGTAACCGGGAAGCCTGCCGATCGAAACTACGGCTATCAGGAAACGACAGGCGGCGCCTTCATCGAGGACACTTGGAAGACCACGCGCAAGCTAACGCTGAACTTCGGCATTCGCTACGACAACTTTGGAAATCCTTATGTCGCCTTGAAGGGAACAGTGCTGGCGAATTTACACCTCGCCAGCGCATCCACCTTCACCGATCAAGTCGCGAACGCTGTCATGACACAGCAAAATCACGTCTTCAATCACGACCTGAACTGGAACTTCGCTCCCCGTGGCGGCTTTGCCTACGACCCGTTTGGTAACGCCGAGTGGGTGGTCCGCGGCGGCATCGGTCTCTATCACGATTACTTCACACTCGGGAACGCAGAAAACGGACTCGGTTCCAATCCTCCCGGACCAATTGTGCCGACATTCTTCAACAACGGTTCGACCGCGCCACCTGTCTTCGGTTACGGAACACAAAACAAGTACCCCTTCGGCTTCCCCTATCCGGCCTTTCAAGGCAAACCACTTGATGCCAAAGGAGGCATCGTCGGCTCGCAGATTGGTGTAGGCGCTGTCGATCCAAACCTGTCTTCACCATTCACTATGAACTGGTCGTTGACCGTCGAGCATGAAATCACGCGCGATATGGTCGCCAGCATCGGCTATGTCGGATCGCACTCGGGCAATCTCGTGACGGGCGGCGGCAACACCGGAGCAACATCGTACGGAAATGATGTGAACGCCTATTCTGGCGACTTGCTGCAACACCCAAACTTCGATTCATCCGGCGCCTACACAGGCTCCGGCACTCAAACCCGCCTGAACACCAGCTTTGGTGGAATCAACTATGCATTCAATGGAGCGATCGCCAATTATCAGGGACTCATCCTTGCGGCAAAGGGACGCTTCGCTCACCGAGGCTTCCTGACAGCCTCTTATACTCACGGAAAAGCGATGGACAACTGGGAAAACTATCCCATCGCTTACCCCTTCTATCACTTCTACGCACCATCCCCCTGGGACGTACCCAACCGATTCTCGCTTGGCGTGAGTTATCTCCTACCTGGAGAACACCTCTCAAACGTAGTTGCACGGCATATTCTCGGAGGTTGGACTTTGGCCGGTACGACCATCTTACAATCCGGCTATCCGTTTACGGTCACCACTGGTGCACCGCTCGCCATCAGCACAACCGCAGCCGATGGATCGCCACTCACATCGCAGAACTACGCAGCTGAGATGGCTGCAGGGAATCTGCAATTTGCACCCGGCAGCGGCGACTTCAATGCCGACGGAAACAATAACGACTATCCAAATGTGACCAGCTACAAGCAGAAACACAGTAGAAAAGACTATCAAGTCGGAAATGGCATCTTCCCAACCTGCCCCGGCGGCATACTCCCATGCGGTCAGTTCACTCTGCCGCAACTAGGACAGGAAGGAAATCAGACGCCCTATCAATTCCGCAATCCCGGTTACGCCGACACAGACCTTACCGTCAAGAAAGTGACAACGATCTGGGAAAACGTGAACCTTGAACTTCGCTTCGATACATTCAACCTGTTCAATCGAGTCAATCTCAACGGTGTGGACACAAATCTGCAGGACGGGAATTTTGGACAAACCTCATCCACTCTCCCGCCACGCAACATGCTTTTAGGAGCCCGAATCAACTTTTAG
- a CDS encoding histidine kinase: MRRRVVIPVALTTLFIVGGLCLFAYWRSPSRGLPYRDSFGAAKAEEWTALGGTWEVVGGAMRNDSDERGAKLLTGSTHWQNYSIEADVMLLGLGGDAGLLVRSSHEEEGVDAYDGYYAGLRTIDNSLTLGRAGYGWMEANFPLKPRGIPVQASRWYHMKLLAYGCQLVASASLLPHGNPTVASITDEDCIQSGRGGLRSYSSGGVWRNVVVRAATQRDVDEMLTQGRSEENSSSQYSINDLLSRGVTLAPPLDNQPSALPSSPNTQSISSLRMVSLAKETQATVRGIVILNSPALFVQDSTGGVAVQPIKSQALKVGDEVEVSGQVKTNAFSSMLENATVRVLWEATPMPAVSVTASQAATGAFDATFIEVSGLLRDKRYGPGDELIFDFDSGSQSFRAIMNRGRGNYLYGKLKLGSLLRLRGVSVVDPAYTQFVTPFAVLVRSSDDVEVLAGPPWWSAGHLVAAAIGLLLLALIINFVYHRIESMRLRAVVEEREHLAYEMHDTLAQSVAGIGFQLEAIRIGTPEELSNVHRQLDLASELVRHSHAEARRSINMLRPQQLESEGLLNALTRCAQRLVEGGAVQVVVGATGDVRPLPLRTADTLYRIGQEAIANAVRHAHPSRIAINIKYEKNAVHLLVSDDGSGFRAGEDMQGFGVLGMRKRAASIAARFEVCSSTAHGTEVRVAAPLAPRVTFVSWPIFVWNFLKERARNVAASNKSNPHPYSR, encoded by the coding sequence ATGAGGCGGCGCGTCGTTATCCCTGTTGCCCTCACGACACTGTTCATTGTGGGAGGGCTTTGCCTTTTTGCTTATTGGAGAAGCCCAAGCCGCGGACTTCCTTATCGCGACTCTTTCGGAGCAGCCAAAGCGGAGGAATGGACTGCATTGGGTGGAACCTGGGAGGTTGTGGGTGGCGCGATGCGCAACGACTCTGATGAGCGCGGAGCGAAGCTTCTCACCGGTTCAACTCACTGGCAAAATTACTCGATTGAGGCAGATGTCATGCTGCTGGGTCTTGGCGGCGATGCGGGGCTTCTCGTGCGATCGAGCCATGAAGAAGAAGGCGTAGACGCTTATGACGGCTATTACGCCGGCCTGCGCACGATTGATAACTCCCTTACACTCGGACGGGCTGGTTACGGCTGGATGGAAGCTAATTTTCCGCTGAAGCCTCGAGGGATTCCTGTGCAGGCTTCGCGGTGGTATCACATGAAGCTTCTCGCTTACGGCTGCCAGCTGGTGGCATCGGCATCGCTCTTGCCGCATGGGAATCCCACGGTCGCCTCCATTACTGACGAAGACTGTATCCAGTCAGGTCGCGGAGGCCTGCGCTCATATTCATCTGGCGGGGTGTGGCGGAATGTTGTCGTTCGCGCTGCCACACAGCGTGACGTCGACGAGATGCTCACCCAGGGTCGATCCGAGGAGAATTCTTCGAGCCAGTATTCAATCAATGACCTGCTTTCACGTGGCGTGACACTAGCGCCGCCGCTGGACAATCAACCGAGTGCGCTGCCTTCCAGTCCGAACACGCAATCGATCAGCAGTTTGCGCATGGTATCCCTGGCGAAGGAAACACAGGCGACGGTACGAGGGATCGTCATACTCAACTCACCTGCGCTCTTTGTTCAGGACTCGACGGGCGGCGTAGCTGTGCAGCCTATCAAGTCGCAGGCGTTGAAGGTTGGCGATGAGGTTGAAGTCAGTGGCCAGGTGAAGACAAATGCATTCAGCTCGATGCTGGAAAACGCCACAGTTCGTGTTTTGTGGGAAGCCACGCCGATGCCTGCAGTCTCGGTCACCGCGTCACAAGCGGCAACCGGAGCCTTTGATGCGACCTTCATCGAGGTTTCTGGGCTACTGCGCGACAAAAGGTATGGACCGGGTGACGAGCTGATCTTTGACTTTGACTCAGGATCGCAATCATTTCGCGCGATCATGAACCGTGGCCGCGGGAACTATCTGTACGGAAAGTTGAAACTGGGTAGCCTGCTGCGTCTGCGCGGTGTGTCGGTCGTTGACCCTGCCTACACGCAATTCGTTACTCCGTTCGCTGTGCTTGTGCGCTCAAGCGATGATGTAGAAGTTCTCGCTGGGCCTCCATGGTGGAGCGCCGGACACCTGGTTGCGGCGGCAATCGGACTACTGCTGCTTGCACTCATCATCAACTTTGTCTATCACCGCATTGAAAGCATGCGGTTGCGCGCGGTGGTCGAGGAGCGCGAACATCTGGCTTATGAAATGCATGACACGCTGGCTCAGAGTGTCGCCGGGATCGGCTTTCAGCTTGAAGCGATCCGCATCGGCACGCCGGAAGAGCTGTCGAATGTGCATCGGCAACTCGATCTTGCGAGTGAGCTGGTGCGGCACAGTCACGCTGAAGCGCGGAGAAGTATCAATATGCTTCGTCCTCAGCAACTCGAATCGGAAGGTCTGCTTAACGCGCTGACTCGTTGTGCGCAACGCCTCGTCGAAGGGGGAGCTGTGCAAGTTGTTGTCGGAGCAACAGGAGATGTGCGGCCACTGCCGCTGCGCACTGCTGACACTCTTTATCGCATCGGACAGGAGGCAATCGCGAATGCGGTACGACATGCGCATCCGAGCAGAATTGCGATCAACATCAAGTACGAGAAAAACGCCGTTCATCTGCTCGTCAGCGATGATGGCTCGGGTTTCAGAGCGGGTGAGGATATGCAGGGGTTCGGGGTTCTTGGCATGCGCAAGCGCGCAGCCAGCATTGCGGCACGATTTGAGGTTTGCAGCAGCACGGCTCATGGCACTGAAGTGCGTGTAGCCGCACCCCTTGCGCCGCGCGTCACATTCGTTTCATGGCCAATATTCGTGTGGAATTTCCTAAAGGAGCGCGCTCGCAATGTCGCAGCCAGCAACAAGTCCAATCCGCATCCTTATAGTCGATGA
- a CDS encoding substrate-binding domain-containing protein has translation MRIANNRDGCAQIGPVERSRISAILLALILLSGCGKSAAPRIAVIPRTTGTMMWEPEHGGALAAALSSGTHVYWNAPTREDDIHGQIAIVDRVAEGGYQGLILAPDHALALVTPVRRAISRGLRTVIIGSPLAIPPGGRLWYVLNDEDAGGRIAAQRVASILHGEGSIAIVGIDPDISGIMDRARSMEQYLAEHYPRIRIVANKIGSFNVPHEQQVAEETLKDNPDLDAVISLNATSTRGVLSTIRSNPSIRTRVIAFDPDSPAFDSPNLDSLILQDTRKMGAEAVRTIVADLQGQSMPTTMRLEPVLVTRENVSSEEVHQLTSMDWRPAPMRWKWSVHP, from the coding sequence ATGCGAATCGCGAACAATAGAGATGGTTGCGCACAAATAGGACCGGTTGAACGCAGCCGCATTAGCGCTATTCTTCTCGCGCTGATTCTGCTTTCCGGTTGTGGGAAGTCTGCCGCGCCGAGGATCGCTGTGATTCCGCGGACGACTGGAACGATGATGTGGGAGCCGGAGCACGGCGGGGCATTGGCGGCAGCTCTTTCTTCCGGCACTCACGTTTACTGGAATGCTCCGACTCGTGAAGATGATATTCACGGCCAGATCGCAATAGTGGATCGGGTGGCTGAAGGAGGCTACCAAGGATTAATTCTTGCTCCCGATCATGCGCTAGCACTTGTCACGCCTGTTCGTCGCGCCATTTCACGCGGCTTGCGCACGGTAATCATCGGATCGCCGCTTGCAATCCCGCCGGGCGGACGATTGTGGTACGTCCTGAATGACGAGGATGCAGGCGGGCGTATCGCGGCTCAGCGAGTGGCCTCAATACTGCATGGCGAGGGATCGATCGCAATTGTTGGCATAGATCCTGATATCAGTGGAATCATGGATCGCGCGCGTAGCATGGAACAGTATCTAGCCGAACACTACCCACGGATCCGTATCGTCGCGAACAAAATTGGCTCCTTCAATGTGCCACACGAACAACAAGTAGCTGAGGAGACACTCAAGGACAATCCGGATTTGGATGCAGTCATCTCACTCAATGCAACGTCAACGCGTGGAGTACTTTCGACGATCCGGAGCAATCCGTCGATTCGCACGCGCGTCATTGCATTCGATCCTGACTCTCCGGCTTTCGATAGCCCGAATCTGGATTCCTTGATTTTGCAGGATACGAGAAAGATGGGCGCCGAGGCTGTGCGTACGATCGTTGCGGATCTTCAAGGACAGTCGATGCCAACGACGATGCGCCTGGAACCAGTTTTGGTCACGAGAGAAAACGTCAGCAGCGAAGAGGTCCATCAGTTGACCTCGATGGATTGGCGGCCGGCTCCAATGCGATGGAAGTGGAGTGTTCATCCATGA
- a CDS encoding response regulator codes for MSQPATSPIRILIVDDHPVVRAGLTSMLGTQADLEVVASASSGEAALAMIGKTESDIVLLDLRMPGLSGVETILKMKKAGSAARIIILTSFETDEDIYRAVQAGAQGYLLKDTSLKEMIEAIKTVHSGKRYIPRDIAARLAERMMRANLTSRELEILKMLSKGLTNKQIGHALGISDNTAKNHVNSIIEKLEVSDRTEAATTAIQRGLITMED; via the coding sequence ATGTCGCAGCCAGCAACAAGTCCAATCCGCATCCTTATAGTCGATGACCATCCTGTTGTGCGCGCGGGCCTGACCAGTATGCTCGGCACGCAGGCGGATCTGGAGGTGGTCGCTTCTGCCTCAAGCGGTGAAGCGGCGCTTGCCATGATCGGCAAGACCGAATCGGACATCGTGCTTCTCGATCTGCGAATGCCAGGTCTGAGCGGAGTCGAAACGATTCTTAAAATGAAGAAGGCTGGCTCTGCGGCTCGCATCATCATTCTCACCAGCTTCGAAACGGATGAAGACATCTACCGCGCTGTGCAGGCGGGCGCTCAAGGGTATCTTCTGAAAGATACTTCTTTGAAAGAAATGATCGAGGCGATCAAGACTGTCCACTCGGGCAAGCGGTATATTCCCCGCGATATTGCAGCGCGGCTTGCGGAACGCATGATGCGCGCGAATCTTACATCGCGCGAACTTGAGATCTTAAAGATGCTTTCGAAGGGCCTGACCAATAAACAGATCGGTCACGCGCTTGGCATCAGCGACAATACGGCAAAAAATCACGTCAACAGCATTATCGAAAAACTCGAAGTATCTGACCGCACCGAAGCAGCGACCACAGCGATTCAGCGCGGGCTCATTACGATGGAAGACTAG
- a CDS encoding DUF427 domain-containing protein encodes MAKAVWNGKVIAESDTYETVEGNVYFPESAVKREYLRSSSTTSTCPWKGLARYYSLLVDGQENQDAAWYYPDPKPAARNIKNHIAFWRGVEIEK; translated from the coding sequence ATGGCAAAGGCAGTCTGGAACGGGAAAGTAATTGCAGAAAGTGATACTTACGAGACAGTCGAAGGGAATGTGTACTTTCCCGAGTCAGCGGTAAAGCGCGAGTACCTGCGTTCGAGCTCCACCACCTCTACGTGCCCCTGGAAGGGCTTGGCGCGCTACTATAGCCTCCTGGTCGACGGGCAGGAGAATCAGGACGCCGCCTGGTACTACCCTGATCCCAAACCAGCAGCTCGTAACATCAAGAATCATATAGCTTTCTGGCGTGGAGTCGAGATCGAGAAGTAG
- a CDS encoding tetratricopeptide repeat protein encodes MVSRESKIKVRQSSIIKASRTLLLLICSLLPIAHAISQTSPVGPIVHALQNHQFDEALTLSDSALKQAPEDKRLWTLQGMAYSGKNEPASALKAFEHALTLDSSYLPALEGAAQIEFQAGSPKAKAFALQILAQRPTDPTSHAMLGFLEYREKNCTDAVSDFERGSQALANQPNGLGAYAACLAMLSRYDESIPVFQQALNLQPDSQRIRLNLAIAQWKANRASDALATLQPALDSSPPEENALLLAANIDESTNDTSHAVQLLRKAILANTKNVDAYLNFASISFDHASMQVGIDILNAGLTQLPKEARLYVARGVLHAQLGQFSNAASDFETANRLDPNLSFTGVAEGLVESQEHKSSEALSTFRAAAKAHPDDALTQYLLAEALSQQGQTEGTPEYKEAVTAAERAAKLDPHMVTAHDLLATLYLQNGQTQFAVRESRAALAIDPKDQQAIYHLILALRKTDEKDQVPALLKQLTDLRTAAQTEGTQKKRYQLEEIPASSPATSQ; translated from the coding sequence GTGGTCAGCCGGGAATCCAAAATTAAGGTGCGGCAGAGCAGCATCATCAAAGCCTCTCGAACCCTCCTCCTGCTAATTTGTTCATTGCTACCCATCGCGCACGCGATTTCACAAACATCGCCAGTCGGCCCGATTGTCCATGCCTTACAGAACCATCAGTTCGATGAAGCATTAACTCTATCCGACTCCGCACTCAAACAGGCTCCCGAAGACAAGCGCCTCTGGACACTCCAAGGCATGGCCTACTCCGGCAAAAACGAGCCAGCATCGGCACTCAAAGCATTCGAGCACGCACTCACATTAGACTCTTCCTACTTGCCGGCTCTCGAAGGCGCCGCGCAAATCGAATTCCAGGCGGGAAGCCCCAAAGCAAAAGCGTTCGCTCTTCAGATTCTGGCTCAACGGCCGACCGACCCCACATCGCACGCCATGCTCGGTTTTCTTGAATACCGCGAGAAGAATTGCACCGATGCCGTTTCCGATTTCGAAAGAGGTTCACAGGCCCTGGCAAATCAACCCAACGGTCTCGGAGCCTATGCTGCCTGCCTCGCCATGCTGAGTCGATATGACGAGTCGATTCCGGTATTTCAGCAGGCGCTCAATTTGCAGCCCGACAGTCAACGCATCCGTTTGAATCTTGCGATTGCACAGTGGAAAGCGAACCGCGCCTCAGATGCGCTGGCAACGCTGCAGCCAGCACTTGATTCTTCCCCGCCCGAAGAGAATGCACTGCTCCTGGCCGCGAACATCGATGAATCCACCAATGACACATCGCACGCGGTTCAACTGCTGAGGAAGGCAATTCTCGCCAACACGAAAAACGTTGACGCTTACCTCAATTTCGCTTCCATCTCCTTCGACCACGCATCGATGCAAGTGGGCATCGACATCCTCAACGCCGGCCTCACGCAATTGCCGAAGGAAGCTCGCCTCTACGTTGCGCGCGGGGTACTCCACGCCCAGCTCGGCCAATTCAGCAACGCAGCTTCCGATTTCGAAACCGCCAATCGTCTCGATCCCAACCTTTCCTTTACCGGCGTGGCAGAAGGCCTGGTCGAATCACAGGAACATAAATCGAGCGAGGCTCTGAGCACTTTCCGCGCCGCTGCCAAAGCTCATCCCGACGACGCACTCACGCAATACCTCCTGGCGGAAGCACTTTCGCAGCAGGGCCAAACAGAAGGCACTCCCGAATATAAAGAGGCAGTAACAGCGGCCGAGCGTGCCGCCAAGCTAGATCCCCATATGGTCACCGCCCATGACCTTCTAGCGACGCTTTATCTGCAGAACGGCCAGACTCAGTTCGCCGTAAGAGAGTCTCGCGCAGCTCTCGCCATCGATCCGAAAGATCAGCAGGCGATCTATCACCTGATTCTCGCGCTCCGCAAAACCGATGAGAAAGATCAGGTCCCGGCTTTGCTCAAGCAATTGACCGATCTGCGAACTGCCGCACAAAC
- a CDS encoding ATP-binding protein, whose product MKGRIRLGDLLIGANLVTAEQVEKALDYQGQFGGKLGELLVETGALSQEKLEAFLYRMPTEPQSIAATGIHDSDLLTLLIKLIYAGRLETVRQFVEAIKLPYHIVLELIPMAIDRQLLRALGMRDTDNLVDMSYALTEEGRRRAQDALQQSRYSGPAPVTLGEFTEMVSRQKLTNETVTYPRIRKALGDLVFDSSMIEKAGPALNAGRSMLLYGPPGNGKTSVALSFSTVFDDVIYMPYAVMIEGQIMRVFDASVHTVLEPPVAREDNTFSFVRQEEYDTRWVPCKRPFVIAGGELTLEMLDLRYDAVANFYEAPLHVKALGGCFIIDDFGRQLVSPSNLLNRWIVPLESRVDYLKLHTGKSFTIPFEELIIFSTNIDPEDLMDPAFLRRLPYKIEVGAPTLDLYRQIFDKECECGGLVLSDEMFELIVLKITEEKGLELAAFQPKFITDQVLATCRFMDQLPHFEPRFIDYAIDNLRVHRPGAKGPAAVESRSFDGALSYMAS is encoded by the coding sequence TTGAAAGGGCGCATTCGACTGGGCGATCTTCTGATCGGGGCGAATCTCGTTACCGCCGAACAGGTGGAGAAGGCGCTCGATTATCAGGGGCAATTCGGCGGTAAGCTAGGCGAGTTGCTGGTAGAGACGGGCGCTTTGTCACAAGAGAAGCTTGAAGCGTTCTTATATCGCATGCCGACCGAGCCGCAAAGTATTGCTGCCACGGGAATTCATGATTCAGACCTGCTGACGCTGCTGATCAAGCTTATCTACGCAGGACGGTTGGAGACGGTTCGGCAGTTTGTGGAAGCTATTAAACTGCCATACCACATCGTGTTAGAGCTCATACCGATGGCGATCGACCGGCAGTTGCTGCGTGCCTTGGGCATGCGCGACACGGACAATCTGGTCGATATGAGCTATGCGCTCACGGAGGAAGGTCGCCGCCGCGCACAGGATGCGCTGCAGCAATCGAGGTATTCGGGGCCGGCTCCGGTAACGCTCGGTGAATTCACTGAAATGGTCAGCCGGCAGAAGCTTACGAACGAGACGGTGACCTATCCGCGAATTCGCAAAGCGCTGGGCGACCTGGTTTTTGACAGCAGCATGATTGAGAAAGCAGGTCCGGCGCTGAACGCCGGCAGATCGATGCTGCTGTATGGGCCACCGGGGAATGGCAAAACTTCGGTTGCTCTAAGTTTTTCCACTGTTTTTGATGATGTGATCTATATGCCCTATGCGGTGATGATTGAGGGGCAGATCATGCGTGTCTTCGACGCCAGCGTTCACACCGTGCTGGAGCCGCCGGTTGCGAGGGAAGATAATACATTTTCCTTTGTCCGGCAGGAGGAGTACGACACGCGCTGGGTGCCGTGCAAGAGGCCGTTCGTGATTGCGGGCGGAGAGCTGACGCTGGAGATGCTTGATCTGCGATACGATGCAGTGGCGAATTTCTATGAAGCTCCGCTGCATGTGAAGGCGCTGGGCGGGTGCTTCATTATCGATGATTTCGGGCGTCAGCTGGTGAGTCCGTCAAACCTGCTGAACCGCTGGATTGTGCCACTGGAGAGCCGGGTGGACTATTTGAAGCTGCATACCGGCAAGAGCTTTACCATTCCGTTTGAAGAGCTGATTATTTTCTCGACGAACATCGATCCCGAAGACCTGATGGATCCGGCATTCCTGCGCCGGCTGCCCTACAAGATTGAGGTGGGCGCACCGACTCTGGACCTCTACCGGCAGATTTTCGACAAAGAGTGCGAGTGCGGAGGCCTGGTTCTTTCCGACGAGATGTTCGAACTCATTGTGCTGAAGATCACGGAGGAAAAGGGCTTGGAACTTGCAGCTTTTCAGCCGAAGTTCATTACCGATCAGGTGCTGGCCACCTGCCGTTTCATGGACCAGTTGCCGCACTTTGAACCGCGATTTATCGATTATGCTATTGACAATTTGCGGGTGCACAGGCCGGGCGCCAAGGGGCCCGCTGCGGTTGAGTCGAGAAGTTTTGACGGGGCGTTGAGTTACATGGCGTCTTAG